One genomic window of Methyloceanibacter sp. wino2 includes the following:
- the addB gene encoding double-strand break repair protein AddB: MSEPRAQPRLYTIPPSAPFLTTLARAILAGDLPEPGGAKPSLLDLPNTTIYLPTRRAARTLREAFLQESGGEALLLPRILALGHADEDEALILDAERFAEADATLGIPAIEPTARLIALTRMILAWSHRPAAEPSGSEVPMPMTPAQATSLAGDLAALMDSAESEEVDLAALDTLVPEELAAHWAETVDFLTIVTEQWPAYLKEIGLVSPVGRRNLLMAQETARLAAGSPYPVIAAGSTGTVPATARLLQTIAHLPNGAVVLPGLDLLLEGESWETLHRHPEHPQAGMAELLTKLGATREEVALVPDSDPGPAAEARLRLASETLRPAETTERWPEAFDGGGEGPESDLAEALEGLSLVAAPTAHDEAEVIALILRECIEEPGKTAALVTPDRELARRVAARLRDYDLAIDDSAGTPVRRTLPGAFLDLVLAAVESDFAPPDLMALLKHPLTRLSRPAGEIRHMGRALERAVFRENYLGRGLVDAAKALENLDHRVPVTKPEAAAASTLVEALQAAFAPLTDLFEGSAPHDAASLVRAHTAAAEALARDETGALPLWVGDAGEALTVLLSRLIEDGGCFEMRAREYPAVYRTLLAGHAVRPTRPAHPRLFIWGQMEARLQQPDLMILGGLNEGTWPKPQDSDPWLNRPMRGRLGLSSPERRIGLAAHDFAQALGAKSVVLSRALKVEGVPTVPSRWLQRLQALVDAAKLSEALSPSQNWIAWARDRDAITDPFKPAERPRPCPPVAARPRSLSVTQIERWIANPYEIYARHILKLVPLSPLGAEPDNAMRGSAFHAILRKFTDAHPSALPDDIEAALNEIGDAAFATLGDDPSLHAFWRPSFRRFAAWFAATEPARRANILQSFAEVTGVLELPSGFRLTARADRIDAADDGTLVIYDYKTGPPPSQSHVKDLYRPQLPLEAAIAKDGGFEGLGARAVTGLEYIRASGRGEGGEQQAASKESPEVLAKLALEQLEALVAYFDDPKTPYEVKRRANAGFTDAYRFDDYEQLARVPEWLTEGDGS, translated from the coding sequence GTGTCTGAGCCCCGCGCACAGCCCCGCCTCTACACAATCCCGCCTTCGGCGCCTTTCCTCACGACCCTGGCAAGGGCGATCCTCGCCGGCGATTTGCCGGAGCCAGGCGGCGCCAAGCCCAGCCTGCTCGACCTGCCGAACACCACGATCTACCTGCCTACGCGGCGGGCGGCGCGCACCTTGCGCGAAGCCTTTTTGCAAGAGTCCGGCGGCGAAGCCCTGCTGCTGCCAAGAATCCTGGCGCTCGGCCATGCGGACGAAGACGAAGCACTGATCCTCGACGCGGAGCGCTTCGCAGAGGCCGATGCCACGTTGGGCATCCCGGCAATCGAGCCGACCGCGCGCCTGATCGCCCTGACGCGCATGATCCTCGCCTGGTCGCACAGACCTGCGGCGGAGCCGTCCGGCTCTGAGGTCCCGATGCCCATGACGCCGGCGCAGGCTACGAGCCTTGCGGGAGACCTTGCGGCGCTGATGGACAGCGCGGAGTCCGAGGAAGTCGACCTTGCCGCACTCGATACGCTGGTGCCCGAGGAACTGGCGGCCCATTGGGCCGAGACCGTGGACTTTCTCACTATCGTCACCGAGCAGTGGCCCGCGTACCTAAAGGAAATCGGTCTCGTCTCACCGGTGGGGCGGCGCAACCTTCTCATGGCGCAGGAGACCGCGCGGCTCGCAGCGGGTTCGCCCTATCCCGTAATCGCGGCGGGGTCGACCGGCACGGTGCCTGCGACGGCGCGGCTTCTGCAAACGATCGCTCATCTGCCGAACGGGGCGGTTGTCCTGCCCGGTCTTGATCTCCTCCTTGAAGGCGAGAGCTGGGAGACACTCCACCGCCATCCGGAGCACCCGCAAGCGGGCATGGCCGAGCTCCTGACGAAGCTTGGCGCCACACGCGAGGAGGTTGCTCTCGTGCCCGACAGCGACCCTGGGCCCGCTGCGGAGGCGCGCTTGCGTCTCGCCAGCGAAACCTTGCGTCCCGCCGAGACCACGGAGCGCTGGCCCGAGGCGTTCGACGGCGGAGGCGAGGGACCGGAGTCCGATCTTGCGGAGGCGCTCGAAGGCTTAAGTCTCGTCGCGGCCCCCACCGCCCATGACGAAGCCGAAGTCATCGCGCTCATCCTGCGGGAGTGCATCGAGGAGCCCGGCAAGACCGCGGCCCTGGTCACTCCGGACCGGGAGCTCGCGCGGCGGGTGGCGGCACGCTTAAGGGACTACGATCTCGCCATCGACGACTCCGCCGGAACGCCCGTCAGGCGCACGTTGCCGGGGGCGTTCCTCGACCTGGTGCTCGCCGCCGTCGAGAGCGACTTCGCGCCGCCCGACCTGATGGCGCTGCTCAAGCACCCGTTGACGCGCCTGTCGAGGCCCGCAGGCGAGATCCGCCATATGGGGCGTGCTTTGGAGCGGGCGGTGTTTCGAGAGAACTATCTCGGCCGGGGGCTGGTAGATGCGGCCAAGGCCCTCGAGAATCTCGACCACAGAGTACCGGTCACGAAACCCGAAGCCGCGGCGGCCTCGACGCTCGTCGAAGCGCTTCAGGCGGCTTTCGCGCCCCTCACGGACCTGTTCGAGGGAAGCGCACCGCATGACGCGGCGAGCCTGGTGCGGGCGCATACGGCCGCTGCTGAAGCCCTGGCGCGGGACGAGACCGGCGCCTTACCGCTCTGGGTCGGCGACGCGGGCGAGGCCCTTACGGTACTCCTATCACGGCTGATCGAGGACGGCGGCTGCTTTGAGATGCGCGCGCGCGAATACCCGGCCGTTTACCGCACCCTGCTCGCAGGCCACGCCGTGCGCCCGACACGGCCCGCCCATCCCCGGCTGTTCATCTGGGGCCAAATGGAAGCACGGCTGCAGCAGCCCGATCTCATGATTCTGGGCGGGCTCAACGAAGGCACTTGGCCCAAGCCCCAAGACTCGGACCCCTGGCTCAACCGGCCTATGCGCGGAAGGCTGGGCCTGTCGTCGCCGGAGCGCCGCATCGGGCTTGCCGCCCACGATTTCGCGCAAGCACTGGGCGCCAAGTCCGTGGTCCTGAGCCGGGCTCTCAAGGTCGAAGGCGTGCCGACCGTCCCGTCGCGCTGGCTGCAGCGGCTGCAAGCCCTGGTCGACGCCGCAAAGCTGAGCGAGGCTCTCTCGCCTAGTCAGAATTGGATCGCCTGGGCCCGGGACCGGGATGCGATCACTGATCCGTTCAAGCCTGCCGAGCGGCCCCGTCCCTGCCCGCCCGTGGCGGCGCGGCCACGCAGCCTGAGCGTCACCCAGATCGAGCGCTGGATCGCGAACCCGTACGAGATTTACGCGCGGCACATCCTGAAACTTGTTCCGCTGTCGCCGCTCGGCGCCGAACCGGACAACGCCATGCGCGGCTCCGCCTTTCACGCGATCCTGCGAAAGTTCACGGACGCCCACCCCAGCGCACTGCCGGACGACATCGAGGCCGCGCTGAACGAGATCGGCGATGCGGCGTTCGCGACGCTCGGCGATGATCCGAGCCTGCACGCTTTCTGGCGCCCGAGCTTCCGCCGTTTTGCCGCGTGGTTCGCCGCCACCGAACCGGCACGCCGCGCCAATATCCTGCAGTCCTTCGCCGAGGTGACCGGCGTGCTGGAACTGCCCTCCGGCTTTCGCCTGACGGCGCGTGCAGACCGCATCGATGCGGCGGACGACGGGACGCTCGTGATCTACGACTACAAGACCGGGCCGCCGCCGAGCCAAAGCCACGTCAAGGATCTCTATCGGCCGCAATTGCCGTTGGAAGCCGCCATTGCCAAAGACGGCGGCTTCGAAGGACTGGGAGCCCGCGCGGTGACGGGGCTCGAATATATCCGCGCCTCGGGACGAGGCGAGGGAGGCGAGCAGCAAGCGGCGAGCAAGGAAAGCCCAGAGGTCCTGGCCAAGCTCGCGCTCGAACAGCTCGAAGCGCTGGTCGCCTATTTCGACGATCCCAAGACGCCCTACGAGGTGAAACGGCGCGCTAACGCCGGCTTCACGGACGCCTACAGGTTCGACGACTACGAGCAACTCGCCCGCGTGCCCGAATGGCTGACCGAGGGAGACGGGTCATGA